acccttcatgattttgaatacctctatcaaatctcctcgcaaccgtctctgttccaaggagaacaaccccagcttctccagtctatccacgtaactaaagtccctcatccctggaatcattctagtaaatctcttcttcactcTCCCCAAGgctttcatatctttcctaaagtgcggtgcccagaactggacacaatactccagttgtggctgaaccagtttaTAAAGATcaggaacccgtatgcttttttaaccgctttccaaacctaccttgccaccttcaacgatttgtgcacatatacccctagatctctctgttcctgtctcccttttagaattgtgccctctagtttatattgcctctcctcattcttcttaccaaaatgtatcacttcacatttttgtgcattaaatttcatctgccaggtgtccgcccatgccaccagcctatctatatcctcttaaagtctatcactatcctactTACTgtttacaagttttgtgtcatctgcaaattttgaaattgtgccctgtacacccaagtccaagtcattaatacatatcaagtaaagccgtggtcccagcaccgatccctggggaacaccactgtacacctccctccagtccgaaaaacaaccgttcaccactactctgtttcctatcccttagccaattctgtattaatgttgctactgcccccattattccataggccgcaatcttgatgataagcctaccatgcggcactttatcaaatgttttttgaaaatccatatacacatcaactgcattgccctcatctaccctctctgttacctcatcaaaaaactctatcaggttagttaaacacgatttgcctttaacaaatctgtgctggctttccctgatcaatccaccatcgtccaagtgactgttaattctatcctggattattgtttctaaaagtttccccaccactgaggttaaactgactggcctatagttgctgggtttatccttataccattttttgaacaacggtgtaacgtttgcaattccccagtcctctggcatcacccccatatctacggatgtttggaagattatggccagtaccttcccaatttccacccttacttccctcagcagcctaggatgcatcccatacggactgggtgacttatctactttaagtacagctagcctttctaatacctcctctttatcaacttttagcccatccagtatctcaactatatcttcctttaatgagactctggcagcatcttcttcctttgtaaagactgacgcaaagtacttatttagtactgcggccatgccctcagcctccatgagtagatttcctttatagtccctaattggccccacccttcttcttactacccgtttactgtttacatgcctgtagaagacttttggatttccttttatattggccgccagtctattatcatactctctctttgccccttttatttcctttttcacttcccctctgaactttctatattctgcctggcttatacttgtgttatcaacccgacatctgtcatacacttttttccgtttcatgttactcactatctcttttgtcatccagggagctctggctttagttgccctacctttctgccttgtgggaatatGCCTAgattgtacccaaaccatctcctctttaaaggccgccattgttcaattacagttttgcctgccaatctttgattccaatttacccgggccagatctgttctcatcccattgaaattggccctcctctatttgagtatttttactttatagAGTAgtcagtgtccttttccatagctattctaaccttatgatactatgatcactgctgcctaaatgctccccactgacacttgctccacttggcccgcctcattccctagaaccaagtccagcaatgcctccatcctcattgggccggaaacgtactggttaagaaaattatcttgaacacatttcaaatattcctcccccactttgccccttatattatcttTTAcattaaatcacctctgcactgtccacaccacaccgAATCACAAGGAATTCGACCATACCGGTAAGTGGACCATTGCATACACACCCAACCAGAACTGTTCCAACTACAAAGCTCACCACTTTGCACAATAGAGAAGACAATACACCAAAGAACAATGCAAATGGCAATTACTGCTGCAGAACTCCAGTTGAGGCCAAGAAGCACACCAGAAAATGCCCCAGGAGAGGATGGCATCACCAAACAAAATCACTAAGTATCTGGATGGAGAGAGAATAATCAGCACAGCCAACACgaatttcagaaaggaagatcagCTTAACAAACTTGATGAAAGTTCTTTgaggtgacagatatggtggaCAGGGGAAATGCAGTAAGTGGCAGATTGCAGCACATTCAATCAGAGAGAGGATAGGCCGTCGCAGGGGTGAGCTGAGCTAGTGGCACTGCAATCCACACACCCGTCAATTTAGGCTGTTACAAATTCCAGAATATCTAATACAAAAAGgatttgaaaaaggaaataaaccgCGGGCCATCCTTAGTTCCCAATGTTACTACTGTGGAAGTAAAAGTTGCCATCGCACGCaaggaagaacaaaaaaaaactgatgggCTTTGTGGGTTGGGTGAAAGGAGAGAAGCTTATGGGCCAAATCTCGCCCACTGGTCTCATCTTGGATACTGTTAGATTATGCAGGTGTGTACTAGACGTGTAACAAATATCAAAGAATTGTTTTTACACAATGCATGTGTCATGAAATACATTTAGTATGTAACCATACATATTGTACAAATTATAAGTCTGTATCTGGGACTTTTATTAGAGATAGCCACACTCAGTATGTTAAGGTGATTAGCTTGGGGGATGTGTGTTGTAGACCCATAGCTCACTCTTTGTTTGAGGCAACTGGAAACGGGTGGGCCACCTTCTCCCAGAGAGATTAAGTCCTCAGCAAGTTAGCATCACTAGCCATCTCCTCTTGATGAGATTAAATGTCTTGCCATTGTCTCAGCAAGTCGTTGTTGTCAGGTCAGGTGCCGGACCAATCGGGATCCCTTTAAGCAGGCTGATGGACCACGTCTGGCCTCATCAACTGTGCTGAGGATGTTTAATCAGTCCACCATAGGACTTCCTGCTAAAAGTGTATAGAAACATAGCTCAAACAAAAGTTCAGCGTCGAGGATCCCTCCAGAGACAGCAGACTAGGTTTGCTAAGGCGAACATGCTGGCAGGAGCTCAACGCACGTGTCGGAAGCAGGAAAGAAGTCTGCAGAAGGCAggatccatgggatccaagagggtGGGGCCATGAGGACCGTGAGAGGCCAAGGCACGAACTCTACCCAGAATGGAAGCGGGTAATATATTTCCAGTTTCCGtcctgtaaactgctgcttaagTACTGAGTGTATTAAAATGTTCTTCGTAATAAAGCATGTGCCACCCATACCAATTGGGGCCGACTCGAATGTTTCAGAACTGGGAAGTGAGTAGCGGAGCAGGGACTCCCTCAGATCGTGTATATATTCCCAATAAGATTCCAGGTCCAactcctggctggctcgccaaTTTATTGGGAATAGGTATTTGGTCTTAGGGAGCCCCCTGCTCCGCTACTCACTTCCCAGTTCCGAAAGATTCGAGTCGACCCCAATTGGTACAGTGGCACGTACTTTATTATGAAGAACAATTTAATACACTGagtatttaagcagcagtttacagaatggaaactgGAAATATATTACCCACTTCCACTCTGGGTAGAGCTCGAGCCTTGACCTCTCGCGGTCCTCACGGCTCCACCCTCTTGGATCCTGTTACACTTTTAGCACACATCTGCATAATCTAACAACACCTCCAATTCAGGACACAAATTTTGATCTATACTAGTTTTTTTGTGCATTGCTCACGGACAATAACTAAAATAAGATATGCACGTCTTACAGTAACTGTCTTTGCTCATCTTTCAGTGCCTGTTTTTttaccatctccccctctggtctgAGTTCTCCctcttataggaacaggagtaggccatatagcccctcgaacctgttccaccattcagttaaatcatggctgatcttaactccatccatgtcttggttctgtaacccttaatacccttgccgaacaaaatctatcaatttcagttctgaaattttcaactgactctcagcctcaacagctctcACACTTTGTCCTATTGTCCTTGGTCTTcaactctgcctctctctctctctcacaatatgTCTCACACTGCCGACCTCAGTTTCTCTaagtctccctgtcccctcgcCCGACAACGTCACTCCTACCAGAGTCCTGCTACTATCTGAAGTGGTTCCTGCTGATGCTGAATGCAGGTGGGAATTCTTATGAGAATCTTGTGAATTagccaaattttttttaaaaagagaaaattaaTTAAAACTTTTCTCTCAGTTATAGATTACTTTGCTGCTACTGGGAGAAAGAAGTtttataaagaaaaataattaatttccaAAAGGCAAAGGAAGAGTAGATTTTAATTAAATTCTGCAAATTTGCTTTTAGATTTTATAAAATGCGATACCCATGTTCATTACTGAAGAATGTAGCAATTAAAAATCAAAATTCCCTGGCAGTCCCTAAATGCCCCCTCTCAAAAATAATTTTTGTGCCCTCAACATTTGTGTTTCCCCTCCAGGTTTTCATGTAATATTTTCCCCCCTCCAATAAGAGTGAAGGAATGTTGTGTATACCTTCAACCTAAATTATAAGCCCCTGTAACTACTTCTTTTCACACTTCATAACTAGGAATGTTGAGTTGTCATTTTTCTGGGGGCGGAGGGGGTGGTGTTAGCCTTTTTCAAAGAATCTCATAGCAtgggaggcaattcggcccatcgtgcctgtgccagctctttgaaagagctatccaattagtccctcttccctgctctttcccgatagccctgcaattttctctccttcaagCATttaatttatctaattcccttttgaaagttactactgaatctggttccattaccccttcaggcagtgctttccagattatCATaattcgctgtgtgaaaaaattctcatcatctaacctctggcttttttgccaattatctttttGAAGCCACTTATCAGTTTTTGCtacttttctaggttggcatgtacCGACACAGAAAAATTCTCCTTTCTCCTTGGATATGGAGCCACAATTTCCCCCTCAGGCATCTGAAAAGATGATTGGCCCCTTGAGCACAATCCTAGCACATCCATTTAGAGCATGTTTTAATATACATAGAACACACtgttgtacatttaaaaaaaaacagaaaaacttTAAATATGTTACAGTTCCTGCTGGTTACTGGTGAGATTTCAGTACCTCAGGAAAACATTGCAAAGCATGGTTCAGAATCTCCCAACTTGTTAATCTCTCCGCCATACAAAACCCTGCATTTTTATATCAGTAATGCAGTAAGGAAGATTACAGAtagaagattatagttagagtgTAAAATATACAGACTACTCCAAATCAGATCGAATCTTATGACAGCACATTTCAGGGAGTTTTCCCCACTATATTATATCAATTCCAAGGGCACTAAACAATGTGCAGTTCCTTTTTTCTTTTGCTCCAGTGGGATACAGTGTGATTACTATGTGCTCGAGTATAATGGTTAATCGTCTGATAAAGGTTGCTTTCATATGATACAATCCCCTTTACCAAACTTTGTGATAAAAATTTTTTATTACAGATATTTACCTGATCACAGGAGGCTTTACTTGCAAATAAATAACCTGGGAGTGCTGAACGGCACCTAACTATAATAAGGTCAGTGTGCAGGAAATCTGTAGGGACATGCTGCAGTACTCATCCTACAAATCTACATTGATCCAATTTGCCTCAGAAGAGCATCTCCTATCGTATTagtgtacatttaaaaaaaaattgttcttggaaTGAGTGTGACACCAGCAAGGCAATATTTATTGCTCATGCTTAGTTGCCCTGACGGCATTAAGAGCCAATCAtgcaatgtgggactggagtcactttaGTCccgaccaggtaggggtggcagattcccttccATGAAGGACATCATTCATTTCCTAGTTTAGAGCCAGATTCCCAATTTTGTACCATGTCCAATAGGTGACTGGTTGAGTCCGGGCATAAACTGATTTCATGTAGGAAACTCACAGCAGAACAAGGGGACTTCATCCCATCATTGCAGGCTGGGCTCAAACCCAGACCCAAGAGGTGAAAATGACAGTTCTAGCACATTGTGTCAGCCGATGCCCAATTTTCCTGGCTTTCAAATTATAACGAAAACTTACTGAAGTCTTAAAATGTTCCATCTTATTCACTTGCTGCAATCTTAGAGATTTAGCACAATTTAGCAGTGATAGCACAATTTaacaaaagacacagaatgaagaTAAAACCCATTGACAATTTTTACTAACATTAGGTATTGCACTACAGCCACGCACAAAGCCGCAACATTGATTTTTAGATTCTCAGCGCACTTTCAAAAGAACGCCTCATCAATTCAGGTGTCGATGATTTAAAAGGGCGCATACAAAATCCTCACAATTTGCCTTTTATTAGTCTTGATTTACAAAGATTGTTGGCATCAAAGACAATATACTGTCTATCTGTTTCTTGCACAAGGCTATCTTCATGATGCTGCCTTCTTCAAGTGTGCTGATTTAATTCTGGAGATAACAATTTTGAGAATTAAGTGGGTAAATGTACCGCCAGATTAATAATTGCAGTCCGGCAACAACAGGAGGGTACAATTCACCTCACTGCCCCTTAGCTGGGGAGAGAAAAGAAAGCaaccggggttcctgctcctgattgctatccagtggctCACAGGGTcacgtgcgtgtgtttgtgttggTGTTTGTGGACGCTAGGCGAGAACAGGATTTCACCATGGGAGGGTAGCCTACCAGCATTCAAAAGTCTAAATTTTGCATAGGACGAATGGATACTTAAGCAATGTACCAGTATTCGTGCAGGGTACCCCAACAAGCATCAGCGCCATTGGGGTAACAAAACAATTGAACCAGGAAGGGGAAAAGAAAACTAAACAAAAAGTTTTAAAACTTGGTTTTCATAGAAAACCCCAAACAGCTAATTATTTATGTCTATAACATAATTAGCAGACTAGCCACATCCAATTGTCCCCATCAGTACAGAGCTTCTGGCACCAGTAGATTCCCAGAAATCAAACATTTCATCATAAAACAGTGCAGTGAGTTTGACATAAAACAAGTGGTCCAAATTCTTTTTTAATTGAATTAAACTCAGAAACTGTGCTTAGCTTCAGAATGTATTAATTCTGGTCTGAAAAATATATCATCCACTTGTCAGAATTCACTTTCCGGAAGATGCCCTCTCTTTTCAATCCAGTGAGCTGTAGAGCTTCTGATGCAGATAGGAGAGTTTCTCGGAGCGAGTTCGTTTGAGTAACGGAAACCACTCCCAGTAGGGCAGCTCTACGACCACATAGCCAGCTTGAACTAGCTGCCTCCTTTTCATACTGTGCAAGCCCAAGAGGATAGGGGAACTGTAGCAGTAATGATTGCGGTTGGATACCTGAATGGCGAGTTTTCGGATCTCCGAGAGCTGCATGGGTTGGTTAACAGTTTTTTTAACTGGAATCTTGGAGTTAGTTAATGAGTTTAAGAGACTGTCTGTTAGGGCCACTTCATTTCGAAATACCTTTAGATTCAACCCTGTATGGCCCCTATCTTTAATGTCAACTTCGGTTTGGTGCACATTTTCAACACGTTCTCCCACAGGCAAGCTGTCGgactcactttttaaaatggaCCCACCAGTTTTGCATTTCGCGATTTGCAAGATTAACTCGTCCGTGACTTGGACCCCACCGAACTTGAATTCAAGTTTCTGCACCTTTTCATTTGACACTTCAGTGTTGAAAGGCAGCGGCTTTCCAGTGCGGTCAAAGTGCACCTCGAGGTCGGCTGATCGGGTGTGCGGCAAAATCAGGTGATTTTTGACAAACTGAGGGCCACCCAGCATGATCTGCAGCAAAGTGGCTGCTTCGACCATCTCTGGCTTCACACAAATGTCCTGCCTGGCAAAATTCCAGAGCATTTCCGTAACTTCTTGACACAACTGCAGCGGGAGGCGATGGCCTTCATAATCGGGGCACTCAATCGCCACCGTTCCGTCAAGTGTGAAAAGATCTTTCTTCAGTTCGAATGGACTACTTTCGGTTGCTAGCTTTACGAACTGCGGACTCAAAGCGACATCGATGAGATCGTGAGGGAAGCGCTCCATAAACACCAACGCTAGCAAGGCGGTGAGCAAGTGCTCGGGGAATCGCTGAAACTCGTGCATTTTACGGTGCAGCTGCTCTGTTAAGCTGGAGAAAAACTCCTCGCCGTTTGCAGGCTCGTAGTTCAAAGCCGAAAAAGACCAGAGGTATTTGGCCACGTCTTTGCTCCTACAGTACTGCACCTTTGAAGGGACCTTGGCAGAGACGGCATCCAAGAGACGCTCATCTCGGTAACGCAATGAGGCGCACGCCAGCACTATATGCATGACTCCCTGAGTGCCGATATTAGGAATCCTTTCCGGCGCCACCTCTCCTAGTCGCTTTAAGAAAGGCAAGTGGTCCACGTGGGTATAACGGAACATTTTCATCACGTTCACCAAGCTATAATTGCTAACATCTTCCATTCTTGCAGCAACCTTGTCTCCAATTCTTTTCATCAGATGCTCAGAAAACCCATTTTTGGACTTAAAGAAACCCAGGCAGGCGGCTCCAACTTCCTCCATGTTCATCTGGTCCAGGTGCGCGGAAACCAGCATTTCGAGTTTTTGCATCAGCTCTGGAGGCGCTCGTCGACTTTCCCCGATGACGTAGAGGAGCTGAACCAGCTGGGGCAAGGTAAGGTCCTTCCATCGCAAGCCAACGTAGCTCAAAACAATCTCCATGTACTGCGGCACGCTGCGCCCAAGATAGCGCCACAAGTCGGCAACTAACAACAGCTGGTCAAACTCCATATCCCACACGCGGCGGCAGAATTCCGCCTCGTAAACGTTCAGGAACACGTGGGAAGACAGAATCCGCAGGCGCACGACGGCCGTAAAAATCCCAATGAGCTGCGGCAAAGTAAACGCCCTGCAGTTGTCCACGCTGTACCGGCAGAGCATGGCAAAATGGGAATCGGCCTTCACCACGGCGTGCTGGTCGGCTGGCAGCCGGCTGAGCTGACAAAAATAATCCGAGAGCTTCTCTGGGGTCAGGCTGCTTTTCAGGAATGAAACATTGCGCAGAATCTTGTGCCCTTCTTCCACAGAGAGCGGCTCGCTCTGCTTGGAGCCGTAGAAACAAAGAGCCCGGTAGGCATCGCCTAGTTTCTGAAAGCCCCGAGGGTCTTCTTTCGTATCGTAGACCTCTACGGTATCCAACTCTAACTTTTGCTTTGACGCAGCAGACCACCGGGCGCCGCTTCGTTGCTCCCCGTTGGACTTATTATAAACCAGATCGAGCAGAGTGTTTCTGGTACTGGACAGCCGCCGAGAACAGGTCACCATGTAGGTGTTGCGCACTTGTTTGATTCCCAAATTGGGTGGAACATGTTCCAATAAAAGTGAGGGAGCATCGTCACCGTAATCATCAGTCTCATTGGAAACACTCGGCCGTGCCCGTCTTTTAGTGCTGCTGTATGCTGCCGGGTTGGAATATACTTGATAGTCTAACAGAGCTGAGACTTCGGTAGGCATGCAGAGGACAGTCCTGCCAACCCTTTCGTCTCGCTTGTTATTAACATCCTCGTCCTTTCGTGCAGGTTTTGTCCCTTTAGTGCACCCAGTCGTTTTTGAAAACATTCGCCCATTGCAGACCCTTCTGGGAAGCTTCCGGCAGATGACTGCAGCCATGTTCGTGAAGAGTGAGGCTCAGTTTGTCTCCAGTACTGAAAAAAGGTAGAAGAGTAAGTCGCTTTGATGCTTTGGAAGTTTCCAAGATCACCTACATTTATAATTTAACGGGAAGCTACTGGTAGATTTGCTACTACCATTAACATCCAACTACTCCTGTAATACACACAAGGAAATGGTTTCTGTAGAGTAAATCCATTCACCAAGCCTACAGTACAAAGGTGTGGGTGGCCCCTCCTTCATcgaatgggttgtgggagcccataaaaccctcccgctgtataggactaaccaccctatcggctggtataaaggTGGTTAAGGCCATGGAAGGAACGTTCATATCGCGGccagtcagactgttaatcagcctgtgagtCCTTCCACTGCTTCACATTGTTCTCCAAGGGAAGTGTGTGAAGATACGAAAATGAAGTCGTTGACAGTGCACAAAATAGTCCATCTTCAAACAAATGTTACAGAAGATTAACCTTCCTCGGTTTGGATGACCTTGAGAGCTGACAACTGTACACTGGAAGACAACTAATACACTTCAGTCTCTTGCATGCGTCTAACGTAATAAACAGTACAGTCTATTATTGTGGCACTCTGGAAGAATCAAAACAAGCTAATTATTTGCAGGTCTATCAAGCAAAGTCCAGAATTGATTTAAACAAATGCATAGCACAACCTGCTCTTCCACTGGACAAAATGCACAGCACCATTAACAGTAACAATGTCTCAATAAACTGTACCGTACCAACTGCACTTACTATAGCACATCAGCCACAGAAGCAGTAGTATTAGTTACAGTAATCCACTATGAAAGACAAATACAGAATTATCTCGAAGCTAGCACTCAAGGGCATTATAATAAACAGAAAGTTTACAGAACATTCACAGAAAATTGCTTTGACAGTTTAATTTACGAAAAGAAAATACAGTGTACCTGGGCTGTCCTATTCATAATTGCCATTCCGAAGGAACAGATACAACATTACACGAGCTACTGATAAGTTTGATTGTCATCTCCAGAAGCATCAGAAAAGTCTACAAAGAACCTTTCATTGTAACAATGAAAACaatgaagtttttattttaatactTCCATGGTGTACACCATAGCCTGAGGCCAAAATGGTGGGCAGCAAAATGGCGCCAATACCACcatgaaggagctattaggagctGCCCACGAATATCCAGGGCTGGCTCGCCCTGTTAGTTTCATTTCCTCCATctctgtgggagagagttacTGGCCTCCACTTGGCAGCTTCTGACAACACTGAAGAGACTTGGGACACCAACATGCAGAAAATCATGGGCACAGTAATTTGATTGAACAGAGCCTTAACTTCAGTACCCctgaagagcaaaaggataactaaggaaagagtagggcctattagagaccaaaaaggtaacctatatgtggaggctgaagatgttggtatggttctgaatgaatattttgcgtctgtcttcacaaaagagagggacgatgcagacattgtagttaaggaggagtgtgaaatattggatgggataaacttagtgagaaaggaagtattaaggtgattatcatctttgaaagtggataaatcaccaggcccggatgaaatgtatcccagtctATTAAAAGAAGCCagtgaggaaatagcggaggctctgaccatcattttccaagcctCACTAGACATAGGtgcggtgccagaggattggaggactgctaacgttgtaccattgtttaaaaagggagcgagggatagaccgagtaattacaggccagtcagtctaacctcagtgatgggcaaattattggaatcaattctgagggacaggataaaccatcatttagaaaggcacgaaataatcaaggacagtcagcatggatttgttaaaggaaggttgtgtctgactaacttgattgaattttttgaggaggtaacaaggagggttgatgagggtagtgcatttgatgtagtctacaaggattttagcaaggtttttgacaaggtcccacatggcagaccggtcaaaaaagtacaagcccatgggatccaagggagagtggcaagttggatccaaaattgactcagtggctggaagcaaagggtaatggtcgacgggtgtttttgtgactggaaaactgtttccagtggggttccgctgggctcagtactaggtctcttgctttttggtgatatatattaatgatttggacttaaatgtgagggcatgattaagaagtttgcagatgatacaaaaattagccgtatggttgatagtgaggaggaaagctgtagactgcaggaagatatcaatggaatggtcaggtgggcagaaaagtggcaaatggagttcaatctgaaagaagtgtgaagtaatgcatttggggagggcaaacaaagcaaaggaatgcacaataaatgggtggatactgagatgtgtagaggaagtgagggaccttggagtgcacgtccacagatccctgaagttagcaggacaggtagataaggtggctaagaaggcatatggaaaactttcctttattagccgaggcatagaatacaagagcagggaggttatgctggaactgtataaaacactggttaggccacagctcgtgtacggtgtacagttctagtcaccacattacaggaaggatgtaattgcactagagagggtacagaggagatttacgaggacattgccaggacaggagaattttagctatgaggaaagattggataggttggggttgttctctttggaacagaggaggctgaggggtgatttaattgaggtgtacaaaattatgaggggcctagatagagaggacctacttcccttagcagagaggtcaataaccaagggccacagatttaaagtgattggtagaagggttagaggggagctgagggaaaagtgttttcatccagagagtggtgggtgt
The DNA window shown above is from Heptranchias perlo isolate sHepPer1 chromosome 1, sHepPer1.hap1, whole genome shotgun sequence and carries:
- the LOC137320351 gene encoding FAST kinase domain-containing protein 5, mitochondrial; translation: MAAVICRKLPRRVCNGRMFSKTTGCTKGTKPARKDEDVNNKRDERVGRTVLCMPTEVSALLDYQVYSNPAAYSSTKRRARPSVSNETDDYGDDAPSLLLEHVPPNLGIKQVRNTYMVTCSRRLSSTRNTLLDLVYNKSNGEQRSGARWSAASKQKLELDTVEVYDTKEDPRGFQKLGDAYRALCFYGSKQSEPLSVEEGHKILRNVSFLKSSLTPEKLSDYFCQLSRLPADQHAVVKADSHFAMLCRYSVDNCRAFTLPQLIGIFTAVVRLRILSSHVFLNVYEAEFCRRVWDMEFDQLLLVADLWRYLGRSVPQYMEIVLSYVGLRWKDLTLPQLVQLLYVIGESRRAPPELMQKLEMLVSAHLDQMNMEEVGAACLGFFKSKNGFSEHLMKRIGDKVAARMEDVSNYSLVNVMKMFRYTHVDHLPFLKRLGEVAPERIPNIGTQGVMHIVLACASLRYRDERLLDAVSAKVPSKVQYCRSKDVAKYLWSFSALNYEPANGEEFFSSLTEQLHRKMHEFQRFPEHLLTALLALVFMERFPHDLIDVALSPQFVKLATESSPFELKKDLFTLDGTVAIECPDYEGHRLPLQLCQEVTEMLWNFARQDICVKPEMVEAATLLQIMLGGPQFVKNHLILPHTRSADLEVHFDRTGKPLPFNTEVSNEKVQKLEFKFGGVQVTDELILQIAKCKTGGSILKSESDSLPVGERVENVHQTEVDIKDRGHTGLNLKVFRNEVALTDSLLNSLTNSKIPVKKTVNQPMQLSEIRKLAIQVSNRNHYCYSSPILLGLHSMKRRQLVQAGYVVVELPYWEWFPLLKRTRSEKLSYLHQKLYSSLD